The genomic interval TCCCAATTTCGCCAACCTATTGCCCCGGCTCCTGCAGATTACAAGCGGCCCGGAACCCCTCCTTCTGCAATCCGCGGTAAGCCTACGCCGTCGCAACACAAGTCACCACACTACTCAAGTTCGGGCACGCTGTTGTTGAACTCCAACGACATTGATCTCAGCCTTGACGAGAACAAACACATCAAGCCGCAATACAGCTATGCGCAAATGATTACCCAGGCGATTATCAATACGCCAGAAAGGAAGCTGAATCTCAACGGTATCTACAACTTCATCATGAACAACTATGCATATTACAAACACCAGCAAGCCGCTGGTTGGCAAGTAAGGCTTAATGCTGTCAGACTCCCTCGCAACCTCGGTCTTACTAACATTATTCAAAGAACTCGATTCGCCATAATTTGTCGCTGAATAAGGCCTTTGACAAGGTTGCCAGATCGACAGACGAGCCTGGGAAGGGCATGAAGTGGCAGATTGTCCCAGAGGCCCGGGAAGAGATGACCCGAAGCGCATATAAGGGGGGTAGAGGCGGTCACAGAGGCTCTTCCGCGCCCTCTTCACCCAACAACCAGCTAAACTACATTACTCATGGACCAAGGGACGTGAATGCCAGAGAGCCTGCGTCGGCGCGGAAGAGGAAGGTATCCGTAACGGGATCGCCTCCGAGTTCCTCCTTAGCTGCCGTTCAATCGACTCCAGATCGCAGCACGCGCCGCCTTGCTCCTCCGAGCACTGCCATGACCATTGATGGCAGTCCTCTACCGAGGCCGCGGAAGGGCGCCGCATCTGCATCGAACAGCTTTCCCTCCACCAGCTACCACGATCAATCACCGACACTCACCTCATCCTATCTACCAGACGAAGGCGCGTCTTTCGTCACACCTGCCCCTCACCGTGTTCATCCCCGACTAGCGCCCCCAAGCACCGCACAGCGGCCCAGTCAACACATGCCGACCAGTTCCCCAGCGCCCTTCTGGAAATATGCAGACATTGGCAGCACCCCTCTGAAACCTGCTGCTCATTTCGACATGAGTCCTTCTAAGCCGTCTCTGGGCGGAATACCGCAAAGTAGTAGCCCACCTCCTGCGAAGTCGCCAAATCTTAGCCCTACAAGATCACAACACAAAGAATCATCACGGGAGGCGCCGAGTGAGCCGTCCAACCCACCCGAGATTGAAGAAGACCAAGGTTTTGATTTAGCAAAGTAAGTCTTGTCAACGTCATATCATACACCTGTTCCTTGACTAACATCCGATCAGGGGTTTCCAAAGTATTGGGTCATACCACGCACCTGTTGGCCGGGGATTATCAGTAGCTAGCGCCATGAACGGCCACTCATGAGACAAACATGAGCCGCTTTTGGCAGGACAATAAAGCCCATGCCCCCTCATAATGATGTGCTACACTAAATGTACGAATTGAGAGCATTTGTGAGAGTGAAGATAGTATAATTCTCAAGGGCTCCACCTGCCCATGCCACCTTCCTACGTAATacctatatatatttatatacgtcgTAGTATCCACAGATGTACCGATCAATGCTTTTCCTACTCCCGTCCGATTGTTTACAAGTACAAATGCCTGCCTAGGCGCCATCGCCAGAGATTCAAGGGTTCAAAGATTCAAACGCGAGCGACTGGTCCACTACCGCCAAAGAGAAACCGCCTGGCGTGATCATTCAGGGTTTGAAGCTTGGAGGCGGTTGCGACGTCATCTTTCCTCTCTTTACTTCGAAGACTTGCCCCTCCTCTTGGGGTTGCCTCGGCTCGGTCTTCCCTTGGAAGTCTTGCTTTGGTCAGTGCCCTCGATAAACTTGATCAACTCATCGATGCTGCGCGAATCCATGCCTGAAGGGTTGCCCAACTGCGAGCTGCTGCTCGGTCCGGCGGACACGCTGGGAGCAGTAGCGGAAGCCTGGTAGGGCGCACCCTGAGGAGTAAAGCGAATGCCTGCGCGCAAGCGACGAGCCTGCGCATCCTTCTGGTGCTTCGCAATGGAAACGGCGTTCTGCGTAAGCTGCTCGAGCCAGCTCTCGGCCTCCTTGGTGTTCTTGTCTTCGGGTCCAAGCTCGCCGAGGAAGATGTTGTAGGACTCGCGCATGCGGCTGACGGCTCCCTTAGAGTCTTGGTCCAGAGCCAAAGCCTGAGCAAGTTGGAACAGAAGGGTGGCGGCGTTGATCGAGTTCTTGCCGAAGACACTCTCGCAGATGCGGAGGGACTCTTCGAACCACAGACGGGACTCGTGGTACGCCTTGAGGTGCTGAAGCATGACAGCGCCGTTGTTGATGGTTGTGATGGAGTCGGGGTGGTCGGCGCCATAGATAATCTTCCACAGCTTCAGCGCGTGCTTAGCATAGATGAGCGCACCGTTGCTGTCGCCAGCTTGGTGGAGGAACAAGCTGAGATTGAGGTAGTTGAGCAGGGTCTCGGCAGAGTCAACACCGACAGTCCTCTCGGAGACAACAATGGCCTTCTTGGCGAGCTCAACGGCTGCTTCCTTCTCATCCAACTGGTAATACAGCATAGACAAGGTGTTGTAGACGCGGGCGACTTCGGGATGAAGGATACCGTAAATCTGCTCGTGTAGAGACAAAGACTCGAGA from Colletotrichum lupini chromosome 2, complete sequence carries:
- a CDS encoding fork head domain-containing protein, encoding MPASAKRSQRTRRDTRRDTSPARLEDSSPTRPAKRRKKVDDPPPTEPADDDESNLTADQSAQPVSDDDQLLAQVVQHFQIPKEGAPQASKDHANSIHEANGSGVQAYAKIAAQDWTFYITKLIVNIGRPSEGVTEDDEDFIHIDLGPSKMISRQHARIYFSSKEEIWFLEVKGRNGVKVNNVPMKQKSLRRLEGGEVLEAGGTEMIFVLPTEISPLHIDPLYLKRAGLSRQQMTSPQPRTDLPDEPSSALGSTIRSSRGSQFRQPIAPAPADYKRPGTPPSAIRGKPTPSQHKSPHYSSSGTLLLNSNDIDLSLDENKHIKPQYSYAQMITQAIINTPERKLNLNGIYNFIMNNYAYYKHQQAAGWQNSIRHNLSLNKAFDKVARSTDEPGKGMKWQIVPEAREEMTRSAYKGGRGGHRGSSAPSSPNNQLNYITHGPRDVNAREPASARKRKVSVTGSPPSSSLAAVQSTPDRSTRRLAPPSTAMTIDGSPLPRPRKGAASASNSFPSTSYHDQSPTLTSSYLPDEGASFVTPAPHRVHPRLAPPSTAQRPSQHMPTSSPAPFWKYADIGSTPLKPAAHFDMSPSKPSLGGIPQSSSPPPAKSPNLSPTRSQHKESSREAPSEPSNPPEIEEDQGFDLAKGFQSIGSYHAPVGRGLSVASAMNGHS